The Pedobacter roseus genome contains a region encoding:
- a CDS encoding SAM-dependent methyltransferase, with amino-acid sequence MNTLTATRTSTGFFERVVLNALSKMTLGKLELSLPSGETLMFGNGEHKIEAHIQVNHPDFFKSIALYGDIGFGEGYTSGLWDTNNITNVIKWVILNIENAPSVTGSKVKSIALGIFKWVNKIYHVRRANTLAGSQKNISEHYDLNNDFFATFLDKTMTYSSGYFNPEDLSLEESQYAKYDRLARQLKIKATDHVLEIGSGWGGNAIFLAKNYGCKVTSVTISKEQQKLAMERVHAEGLADKVSVIIQDYRKIEGTFDKIVSIEMLEAVGHQYLETYFEKCQELLKPDGIFAFQVITSPDCRYDKLRNGVDWIQKHIFPGSLLPSVAAMNKAINETGDLTMVDLKDMGLDYARTLHLWFIEFNKNLDKVKALGFDETFIRKWNYYLNYCEAAFAMRNINVMQMVYSRPNNISR; translated from the coding sequence ATGAACACGCTTACCGCTACCAGAACATCAACGGGTTTTTTCGAAAGAGTAGTGCTTAATGCACTTTCTAAAATGACATTAGGCAAATTGGAACTTTCGTTGCCAAGTGGCGAAACACTGATGTTTGGAAACGGCGAACATAAAATTGAAGCGCATATCCAGGTTAACCATCCCGATTTTTTTAAGTCCATTGCACTTTATGGAGATATTGGCTTTGGCGAAGGTTACACATCTGGTCTATGGGATACCAATAACATTACCAATGTAATTAAATGGGTAATCCTGAATATTGAGAATGCACCCTCGGTTACCGGGAGCAAGGTGAAATCCATTGCTTTGGGTATTTTTAAATGGGTAAACAAGATTTATCACGTGCGCAGGGCTAATACTTTAGCCGGATCGCAGAAAAATATTTCGGAACATTACGACCTCAACAACGATTTCTTTGCCACTTTTCTGGATAAAACCATGACTTATTCAAGCGGTTATTTTAACCCTGAAGATTTAAGTTTAGAAGAATCACAATATGCCAAATACGACCGTTTGGCCAGGCAGCTAAAAATTAAAGCTACCGACCATGTGTTGGAAATTGGAAGTGGTTGGGGCGGTAATGCGATTTTTCTAGCCAAAAATTATGGCTGTAAAGTTACTTCGGTTACCATTTCTAAGGAACAGCAAAAACTTGCGATGGAGCGTGTACATGCCGAAGGATTGGCCGATAAAGTTTCGGTAATTATTCAGGATTACCGTAAAATTGAAGGCACCTTCGATAAAATCGTTTCCATCGAAATGTTAGAAGCGGTAGGTCACCAGTATTTAGAAACCTATTTCGAAAAATGCCAGGAGCTGTTAAAACCAGATGGCATTTTTGCCTTCCAGGTGATTACTTCCCCTGATTGTAGATACGATAAACTGAGAAACGGCGTAGACTGGATCCAGAAACATATTTTTCCGGGATCACTTTTGCCTTCGGTAGCTGCCATGAACAAAGCAATAAATGAAACCGGCGATTTAACCATGGTCGATTTAAAGGATATGGGTTTAGATTATGCCCGTACACTTCATTTATGGTTCATCGAATTCAATAAAAACCTTGATAAGGTAAAAGCACTGGGTTTTGATGAAACCTTTATCCGCAAATGGAACTATTACCTTAATTATTGCGAAGCAGCCTTTGCTATGCGGAATATTAACGTAATGCAGATGGTGTACTCAAGACCTAATAATATTTCGAGGTAA
- a CDS encoding polysaccharide lyase, with translation MHFIASLLLILSVSFYGCQKDKTEEPTPGSVNSPEKLSAANPAVAAAAAYPSNINTGFTHADGAYSYGEASADFGGASLTGWNESRAYISGNWARATLAPNSVSNGLIAGADISDGSAYEATFKVRFHSQFDWSRGGKVGFGFLIGEGNTGCDIASDGNGGSLRLMWYNTGSRVFFQPYVYHRDMAGPCGDTFGKSYPSSGSLVKGDTYTVHLYVKSNTGSNKNGQVQVIINGTTVLDQSIRWTTNDAQRLINRLSFHNFRGGKDVAVWGSSQTSYIYFDDLVVNKIQ, from the coding sequence ATGCATTTTATTGCATCCCTATTGCTTATACTTTCCGTGAGTTTTTACGGCTGTCAGAAAGATAAAACAGAAGAACCAACTCCAGGCAGTGTTAATTCTCCAGAGAAGCTGTCCGCGGCTAATCCGGCCGTAGCTGCTGCAGCGGCATATCCAAGCAATATCAACACCGGTTTTACCCACGCAGATGGCGCTTACTCCTACGGAGAAGCCAGTGCAGATTTTGGCGGTGCCAGCTTAACAGGCTGGAACGAAAGCAGGGCCTATATTTCGGGCAATTGGGCCAGGGCCACTCTTGCACCTAATTCAGTATCAAATGGTTTAATTGCAGGTGCCGATATATCCGATGGTTCTGCTTACGAAGCTACCTTTAAAGTTCGTTTCCACAGCCAGTTCGATTGGAGCAGGGGCGGAAAAGTAGGTTTCGGTTTCCTGATCGGTGAAGGAAACACCGGTTGCGATATAGCCAGCGACGGTAATGGAGGAAGCTTACGTTTAATGTGGTACAATACCGGTAGCCGCGTATTTTTTCAGCCTTATGTGTACCATAGAGATATGGCAGGCCCTTGCGGCGATACCTTTGGCAAATCTTATCCGTCATCAGGCAGTTTGGTTAAAGGCGATACTTACACCGTTCACCTTTATGTAAAAAGCAATACCGGATCGAATAAAAATGGTCAGGTACAGGTAATTATTAATGGGACCACCGTATTGGATCAATCTATCCGCTGGACAACCAACGATGCGCAACGCCTCATTAACAGGTTATCGTTCCACAATTTTAGAGGCGGAAAAGATGTGGCGGTATGGGGATCCAGCCAAACCAGTTACATTTATTTTGATGATCTTGTGGTAAATAAGATTCAATAG
- a CDS encoding DUF1475 family protein, giving the protein MINFLKIIFAALLVFMCYKVISTSLESNLFDQWDFLGSIPWMRATLWDFYANIFIITLWMFYKEKSIILKISITILFVCLGSIATLAYVLVHLFKLKDGEGVKELLVKR; this is encoded by the coding sequence ATGATCAACTTCCTCAAAATCATTTTCGCTGCACTGTTAGTTTTTATGTGCTATAAAGTAATCAGTACTTCGTTAGAAAGCAACCTGTTCGATCAATGGGATTTTCTTGGTAGCATACCGTGGATGCGTGCCACCCTTTGGGATTTTTACGCTAACATCTTCATTATCACGCTGTGGATGTTTTATAAAGAAAAAAGCATTATTCTTAAAATCTCTATTACCATTTTGTTCGTATGTTTAGGCAGTATAGCAACCTTAGCTTATGTTTTAGTGCATTTATTCAAACTAAAAGATGGCGAAGGTGTTAAAGAATTGCTGGTAAAAAGGTAG
- a CDS encoding IS110 family RNA-guided transposase, with protein MNYKLFAGIDISKLKTDVVFFLAEDPDECFHGTFANSDAGYTEMITWIHHLTKLSISDMFFCAEDTGIYALPACTFFSDQGGNLWVENALRLKRSLGLKRGKSDKADAAAIAEYGFIHRRKAFLFSMPSKTISKIKYLLSCRRQLVKQQTALKNVCGELEEFDRESAEFTLQIRKALIKEYDNKISLLEEKLLCYVKEDALLEKQYRLVNSVYCIGPQTAMFIVVLTQGFSLFDNPRKFACYCGLAPFGKKSGTTLNTKPKVSHLANKRIKTLLTMCALNTIKKDNEFKRYYDRKIKEGKHHSSILNVLRNKLVSRAFSAVANDRPYVKDYQLVA; from the coding sequence ATGAATTACAAATTATTTGCAGGCATCGACATTTCAAAACTGAAAACAGATGTAGTCTTTTTTCTTGCTGAGGATCCCGATGAATGTTTCCATGGCACTTTTGCCAACAGTGATGCTGGCTATACAGAGATGATTACCTGGATCCATCATCTTACCAAACTGTCCATATCAGATATGTTCTTTTGCGCAGAAGATACTGGAATCTATGCACTTCCTGCGTGTACTTTTTTTAGTGATCAGGGTGGAAACCTCTGGGTTGAGAATGCGCTCAGATTAAAGCGGTCCCTGGGGCTCAAAAGAGGTAAGTCAGACAAGGCAGATGCTGCAGCTATAGCAGAATATGGTTTTATCCATAGGCGGAAAGCCTTTTTATTTAGTATGCCCAGCAAGACGATAAGCAAGATCAAATACCTATTATCATGCAGGAGACAGCTGGTAAAGCAACAGACCGCACTGAAGAATGTTTGTGGAGAGCTTGAGGAATTTGACAGGGAATCTGCTGAGTTCACCCTGCAAATCAGAAAGGCATTAATCAAGGAATATGATAATAAGATAAGTTTGTTAGAGGAAAAACTTTTGTGTTATGTAAAGGAGGATGCCTTATTGGAAAAACAATATAGACTCGTCAACTCAGTATATTGTATCGGACCACAGACCGCAATGTTCATTGTGGTTCTTACCCAAGGGTTTTCCCTATTTGATAACCCAAGAAAGTTTGCTTGTTACTGCGGCCTGGCCCCTTTTGGTAAAAAATCGGGAACAACCCTTAACACAAAACCCAAGGTCAGTCACCTGGCCAATAAACGGATCAAAACCTTATTGACAATGTGCGCATTGAACACCATTAAAAAAGACAATGAATTTAAGAGATATTATGATAGAAAAATAAAAGAAGGGAAACATCATTCATCAATCTTGAATGTACTTAGAAATAAGCTTGTCAGTAGGGCATTCTCGGCTGTAGCGAATGACAGGCCATATGTAAAAGACTATCAATTGGTAGCATAA
- a CDS encoding acyl-CoA desaturase, producing the protein MIIFIFFLCHWFLSLFSQTFFLHRYSSHKMFKMELFWERFFYLVLLISQGSSFLNPRAYAILHRMHHAYSDTEKDPHSPHFFKDVFGMMIATKNMYMNYLQFKIQPEPAFQGNYPEWPVVDKIGNSWAWRIACGLFYIGFYIAFANHWWLYILLPIHFLMGPLHGAIVNWCGHKYGYSNHDNDDHSKNSLPWDFLLMGELFQNNHHKKPNSPNFATKWWEFDPTYPVMKVLHWMRIIKIRKV; encoded by the coding sequence ATGATTATCTTCATTTTTTTTCTTTGCCATTGGTTTTTATCCCTGTTCAGTCAAACCTTTTTCCTTCATCGTTACTCATCACACAAGATGTTTAAAATGGAACTTTTCTGGGAGCGGTTTTTCTACCTGGTATTACTGATCTCGCAAGGTTCATCATTTTTAAACCCGAGGGCTTATGCTATCCTGCATAGGATGCACCATGCTTACAGCGACACAGAAAAAGATCCGCATTCGCCACATTTTTTTAAGGATGTTTTCGGGATGATGATTGCTACGAAAAATATGTATATGAATTATCTGCAGTTTAAAATACAGCCAGAGCCAGCTTTTCAGGGCAATTATCCTGAATGGCCAGTTGTTGATAAAATAGGAAATTCATGGGCCTGGAGAATTGCATGTGGTTTATTTTATATCGGTTTTTATATTGCTTTTGCTAACCATTGGTGGCTGTACATTTTATTGCCGATCCATTTTTTAATGGGACCTCTACATGGCGCAATTGTAAACTGGTGCGGACATAAATATGGTTATTCTAATCATGATAACGATGACCACAGTAAAAACTCCTTACCTTGGGATTTCTTATTAATGGGAGAGCTTTTTCAGAACAACCATCATAAAAAACCGAACAGCCCAAATTTTGCCACTAAATGGTGGGAATTTGATCCAACTTACCCGGTGATGAAGGTATTACACTGGATGAGAATTATCAAGATCAGAAAGGTTTAA
- a CDS encoding cupin domain-containing protein, protein MTNDKKEIFESVAQRLKIEGFNVVNRDETRPWGGFFVIDEAQAQQFADTYFDGLNVEDLKIGGKLSPKILIVAPNTRLSWQYHHRRAEIWQVVTGTVGIKTSQTDEEGEVKKYAPKDQIKLQQGERHRLIGLEDWGVVAEIWQHTDASNPSDESDIVRVQDDFGR, encoded by the coding sequence ATGACAAACGACAAAAAAGAAATTTTCGAAAGCGTAGCACAACGTTTAAAAATTGAAGGATTTAATGTAGTAAACCGCGATGAAACCCGTCCCTGGGGTGGTTTCTTTGTTATAGACGAAGCACAGGCGCAACAATTTGCCGATACTTATTTTGATGGATTAAATGTAGAAGACCTTAAAATCGGTGGTAAATTAAGTCCGAAAATTTTAATCGTAGCTCCAAACACACGTCTTTCTTGGCAATATCACCACCGCAGAGCAGAAATCTGGCAAGTGGTAACCGGTACTGTCGGTATCAAAACCAGCCAAACCGATGAAGAAGGTGAAGTGAAAAAATATGCACCAAAAGATCAGATCAAATTACAGCAAGGCGAACGTCACCGTTTAATCGGTTTAGAAGACTGGGGAGTTGTGGCAGAAATCTGGCAACATACCGATGCTTCGAACCCATCAGATGAAAGCGATATTGTTCGTGTTCAGGACGATTTCGGTAGATAA
- a CDS encoding DUF1295 domain-containing protein, with the protein MDYKHLLFIALISLIACCFIMAMVWLWAKKIKNAGVVDVFWALNFPVITLITFFMSEGFDPRKILICGMFLLAELRLGIHLWQRVIGHLDEEEGRYEQLRKEWGDKADRNFFVFFQFQAISNVILAIPFFIITANQSQAISFLEFAGALVWVIAFFGEMIADRQLAAFKKDPSNKGKVCDTGLWHYSRHPNYFFEWLTWMGYLIFALASPWGILAIISPAIILYLLTKVTGVPNNEEQNLRSKPVAYKKYQQTTSAFFPWGKKR; encoded by the coding sequence ATGGATTACAAACATCTACTATTCATCGCACTCATTTCTTTAATTGCCTGCTGTTTCATTATGGCCATGGTTTGGCTCTGGGCAAAGAAAATCAAAAACGCCGGGGTGGTTGATGTTTTCTGGGCATTGAATTTCCCGGTAATTACGCTGATCACTTTTTTTATGTCTGAGGGTTTTGACCCCCGTAAAATTTTAATCTGCGGGATGTTTTTACTGGCCGAACTGCGCCTGGGTATTCACCTTTGGCAACGCGTTATTGGTCATTTAGATGAAGAAGAGGGAAGGTATGAGCAGTTGCGTAAAGAATGGGGAGACAAAGCCGACCGCAATTTCTTTGTGTTTTTTCAGTTTCAGGCCATTTCCAATGTAATCCTGGCGATCCCATTTTTTATCATCACAGCAAATCAATCGCAGGCCATCTCTTTTTTAGAGTTTGCAGGTGCTTTGGTTTGGGTTATTGCTTTTTTTGGAGAAATGATTGCCGACAGGCAACTGGCAGCCTTTAAAAAAGATCCCAGTAATAAAGGCAAAGTGTGCGATACCGGACTATGGCATTACAGCCGTCATCCGAACTACTTCTTCGAATGGTTGACCTGGATGGGTTATTTGATTTTTGCTCTGGCTTCGCCATGGGGCATTCTCGCCATCATCAGTCCGGCTATTATTCTATATTTACTAACCAAAGTTACCGGTGTTCCCAACAATGAAGAACAAAACTTGCGGAGTAAACCTGTGGCCTATAAAAAATATCAGCAAACAACGAGTGCCTTTTTCCCTTGGGGGAAAAAGAGGTAA
- a CDS encoding NAD(P)/FAD-dependent oxidoreductase encodes MKTLAIIGSGIAGMGCAHKLQHKYDITLFEELDYIGGHTNTITLEEDGQPIYLDSGFMVFNYQTYPNLTEMFAEIDAPVIKTDMSFSVQFLPKKLEYSGSSLNHLFAQRKNLFNISYLKMLMQINRFNKQSIEILDKPEYHDYSIGQFFKEFGYSEEMLWQYLIPMSAAVWSAPMEQILDFPAITLIRFFKNHGFLGLDTQHQWYTLQNGSQAYREKLIVPFRDRIKINNKIVSVRRLENGKVEVENQKGEKFEFDKVIMASHADQTFEIVKDKTALETELLSKFKYQLNKAVVHTDENQMPKAKLAWSSWNYRVEKQGDKLLPSTIYWMNSLQGVSKKQNYFVSINPTDSLNPEKIVKEIDYHHPLFDVPAMQAQEQLHKLNETGPIYYCGSYFKYGFHEDAYKSAVDLCQGM; translated from the coding sequence ATGAAAACACTCGCCATTATCGGCTCCGGAATAGCAGGCATGGGCTGTGCCCATAAACTGCAGCATAAATACGATATTACTCTTTTCGAAGAGCTCGATTATATCGGTGGTCATACTAATACCATAACGCTAGAAGAAGATGGACAACCCATTTACCTGGATAGCGGTTTTATGGTTTTTAACTATCAAACCTATCCCAATTTGACGGAGATGTTTGCTGAGATTGATGCGCCGGTAATTAAAACCGATATGTCTTTCAGTGTGCAGTTTCTGCCTAAAAAATTAGAATACAGCGGCTCGAGTTTAAATCATCTTTTTGCCCAGCGGAAAAATTTGTTTAATATTTCTTATTTAAAAATGTTAATGCAGATTAACCGCTTCAATAAGCAGAGTATCGAAATTCTGGATAAACCCGAGTATCATGATTATTCGATCGGGCAGTTTTTTAAGGAATTTGGTTATAGCGAAGAGATGCTTTGGCAATATCTGATTCCGATGAGCGCTGCGGTTTGGAGTGCCCCGATGGAACAGATTCTGGATTTTCCTGCTATTACCCTGATCCGCTTCTTTAAAAACCACGGTTTTTTAGGGTTAGATACCCAGCATCAATGGTACACGCTGCAAAATGGAAGTCAGGCTTACCGCGAAAAACTGATCGTGCCATTCCGCGACAGGATCAAAATCAACAATAAAATTGTTTCAGTAAGGCGTTTGGAGAATGGTAAAGTTGAAGTAGAAAATCAAAAGGGCGAGAAATTCGAATTTGATAAAGTGATCATGGCCAGTCACGCCGACCAAACTTTCGAAATCGTAAAAGATAAAACAGCTTTAGAAACCGAGTTGCTTTCTAAATTTAAATACCAGCTAAACAAAGCTGTTGTACATACCGACGAAAATCAGATGCCAAAAGCAAAACTGGCCTGGAGCAGCTGGAATTACCGTGTAGAAAAACAGGGTGATAAATTATTGCCAAGCACCATTTACTGGATGAACAGTTTGCAGGGTGTTTCTAAAAAACAGAATTATTTTGTTTCTATTAATCCGACAGATTCCTTAAACCCCGAAAAAATTGTAAAGGAAATTGATTACCATCACCCTTTGTTCGATGTTCCGGCCATGCAGGCGCAGGAACAATTACACAAGCTAAACGAAACCGGACCGATATATTATTGCGGAAGTTATTTTAAGTACGGTTTTCATGAAGATGCTTATAAGAGTGCGGTGGATTTGTGCCAGGGGATGTAA
- a CDS encoding chondroitinase-B domain-containing protein, with amino-acid sequence MIRKLSICILLSLLFLQKISAKVYRIGSEQEFKAVQSLLIPGDEVVIKNGNYTDWSININNKGTLVKPIIIQAEKQGMVIFSGNVTKPIFSVSGEYVFIKGINFKDCVLTKTGVLIELATSNNCSISNCSFSANQAKSQFTPLVIISGNGSNNVVEGCGFISNVDNQDVQVKITKDTYPKLTLIENNIFRDKNKVSWPNGNGGECVQVGQDPVLLGNQKPETTVRKNRFIHCNGENEVISNKSSGNKYLNNYFEDNDGELVMRGGHDCIIADNTFKGGTGGIRINGTGHQLINNKIDGIQTAIRLMYGMAKGKDEIGFYISASDCTIKNNTISNATTGILIGDSKDADWTGKFDTKRYPSPVMQNVAPFNNTIEANSFKNVKVEEVKK; translated from the coding sequence ATGATCCGAAAACTTAGTATCTGCATTTTATTATCACTGCTTTTTTTACAGAAAATCTCGGCCAAAGTGTACCGCATTGGCTCAGAACAGGAGTTTAAGGCTGTTCAATCTTTATTGATTCCGGGAGATGAGGTGGTAATCAAAAATGGAAATTATACAGATTGGTCTATAAATATCAACAATAAAGGAACTTTGGTAAAGCCTATCATTATACAGGCAGAAAAACAGGGTATGGTTATTTTTTCGGGAAATGTTACCAAGCCAATATTCAGCGTTTCCGGAGAATATGTTTTCATTAAAGGAATTAACTTTAAAGATTGTGTGTTAACTAAAACTGGTGTACTGATCGAGCTTGCTACCAGCAATAATTGCAGTATATCCAACTGCAGCTTTTCTGCAAACCAGGCTAAATCGCAATTTACTCCCCTGGTAATTATTTCAGGAAACGGCAGCAACAATGTAGTTGAAGGTTGTGGCTTCATATCCAATGTGGATAATCAGGATGTTCAGGTTAAAATTACGAAAGATACCTACCCAAAACTTACACTGATTGAAAACAACATTTTTAGGGATAAAAACAAAGTGAGCTGGCCAAATGGCAACGGAGGCGAATGTGTTCAGGTTGGGCAGGATCCGGTATTGCTGGGCAATCAAAAACCAGAAACTACTGTTCGCAAAAACAGGTTTATTCATTGCAATGGCGAAAATGAAGTGATCAGCAATAAAAGCAGCGGCAATAAATACCTTAACAATTATTTTGAAGATAACGATGGTGAACTGGTGATGCGTGGCGGCCACGATTGTATAATTGCCGATAATACATTTAAAGGCGGTACTGGTGGCATACGCATCAATGGTACCGGACATCAGCTAATTAATAATAAAATCGATGGTATCCAAACGGCCATCAGGCTGATGTATGGCATGGCTAAAGGAAAAGATGAAATCGGGTTTTATATCTCGGCCAGCGATTGTACGATAAAAAACAATACCATATCAAACGCCACAACGGGAATTTTGATCGGCGATAGTAAGGATGCGGACTGGACAGGAAAATTTGACACCAAAAGATACCCTTCGCCTGTAATGCAAAATGTGGCTCCTTTTAACAATACAATTGAAGCAAACAGTTTTAAAAATGTTAAGGTAGAAGAGGTAAAGAAGTAA
- a CDS encoding DUF1365 domain-containing protein, protein MQINSSIYTAKVMHHRLAPKKHSFWYRVYMFYIDLDELDLLAQKLRWFSRNKFNLFSFRDAEHLQLPKENPDQTKNTRQHVEDYLKENGVDGSKLKIKLLTNLNVLGYNFNPVSFYYCFDQEGNPVCCVAEISNTYREMKLFFFGKEELHGDTFKKITTKYFYVSPFIDHDDSFDFNLKVPADKLDIKINDLDKDGKLFFISTLIGEKKPLSNANMLRYFFSIPLIPLQVMGMIHWQAFKLWIKKIPFHPKAENPELQRNVYKPYKPQIK, encoded by the coding sequence ATGCAAATCAACTCCTCTATCTACACCGCAAAGGTCATGCACCACCGCCTGGCACCAAAAAAACATTCTTTTTGGTACAGGGTGTATATGTTCTACATCGATCTGGATGAGTTGGATCTGCTAGCGCAAAAACTGCGCTGGTTTAGTCGGAATAAATTTAACCTTTTTTCTTTTCGCGATGCCGAACACCTCCAGTTGCCGAAAGAAAATCCTGATCAGACCAAAAATACACGTCAGCATGTAGAAGATTATTTAAAAGAGAATGGGGTTGATGGCAGCAAACTTAAAATAAAACTGCTTACCAACCTCAACGTGCTGGGTTATAATTTTAATCCGGTTTCCTTTTATTACTGCTTCGATCAGGAAGGAAACCCGGTATGTTGTGTGGCCGAAATCAGCAATACTTACCGCGAAATGAAACTTTTTTTCTTTGGAAAAGAAGAATTACATGGCGATACCTTTAAAAAAATAACCACAAAATATTTTTACGTTTCACCCTTTATCGACCATGACGATTCTTTCGATTTCAACTTAAAAGTGCCGGCTGATAAGCTCGATATTAAAATTAACGACCTGGATAAGGATGGTAAATTGTTTTTTATCAGTACCTTAATAGGAGAGAAAAAACCTTTAAGCAATGCCAATATGTTGCGTTATTTTTTCTCAATACCTTTAATCCCTTTGCAGGTAATGGGCATGATTCATTGGCAGGCCTTTAAACTTTGGATAAAAAAAATACCTTTTCATCCAAAAGCTGAAAACCCTGAGCTGCAACGTAACGTATATAAACCCTATAAACCACAAATCAAATAG
- a CDS encoding SAM-dependent methyltransferase: protein MWYDKLLENDKLPDTALRIGIRKLCKQRLDDETLGDEELQQEKFMDLVTELKQSPIAVNTADANEQHYELPTEFFQYCLGKNLKYSSGYWKPGVKDIDTSEDDMLALTCKRADLQRGQNVLELGCGWGSLSLYMSAKFPDSTFTVVSNSATQKIFIDETAKQRGIQNLTVLTADMNTFTIADTFDRVVSVEMFEHMRNYKFLLNKVASFMKPDGKLFVHIFTHKTLAYKFEVIDETDWMSKYFFTGGIMPSNHLFFYFNDDLKIDKHWVVNGTNYGKTSEAWLSNMDKHKKEIMPILERTYGKDQAVKWWVYWRLFYMSCAELFNYNKGNEWMVCHYLFEKVKV from the coding sequence ATGTGGTACGATAAACTTTTAGAAAACGACAAACTTCCTGATACCGCCTTGCGTATCGGCATCAGAAAATTATGTAAACAACGCCTGGATGATGAAACGTTGGGCGATGAAGAATTGCAGCAGGAAAAATTTATGGATCTTGTTACCGAGCTGAAGCAATCACCCATTGCAGTAAATACAGCCGATGCCAATGAGCAGCACTATGAGCTCCCTACCGAATTTTTTCAATATTGTTTGGGTAAAAATTTAAAATACAGCAGCGGTTACTGGAAACCGGGCGTTAAAGATATTGATACTTCAGAAGATGATATGCTGGCCTTAACCTGCAAAAGGGCTGATTTACAGCGCGGGCAAAATGTTTTGGAACTGGGCTGCGGCTGGGGATCGCTATCGCTTTATATGTCGGCTAAATTTCCGGATAGCACTTTTACTGTGGTATCTAATTCTGCAACACAGAAAATCTTTATAGATGAAACAGCAAAACAGCGTGGAATTCAGAATTTAACGGTTTTAACTGCCGATATGAACACTTTTACCATCGCTGATACATTCGATCGCGTGGTTTCGGTAGAGATGTTTGAGCACATGCGCAACTATAAGTTTTTGCTGAACAAGGTGGCTTCTTTTATGAAACCTGATGGTAAGCTTTTCGTACATATTTTTACGCATAAAACCCTGGCCTACAAATTTGAGGTAATTGATGAAACCGATTGGATGAGCAAATACTTCTTTACCGGAGGGATTATGCCTTCAAACCACCTGTTTTTCTACTTTAACGATGATCTTAAAATCGATAAACATTGGGTGGTAAACGGAACCAATTACGGCAAAACTTCCGAAGCCTGGTTAAGCAATATGGATAAACACAAAAAAGAAATCATGCCGATTTTAGAACGTACTTATGGTAAAGATCAGGCCGTAAAATGGTGGGTATATTGGAGATTGTTTTACATGTCGTGTGCTGAGCTCTTCAATTATAATAAAGGAAACGAGTGGATGGTGTGTCATTATTTATTCGAAAAGGTTAAGGTATAG